Part of the Planctomycetota bacterium genome is shown below.
GTATCGCTGGTACTGCATCCCCTGCCATGGACCGGAGGGCCGCGGGGACGGCCCGACGGGAGAACGCCTTGTCGTCCGGCCGCGCGACCTCACGCAGGGGATCTACAAGCTCAAGACGTCCGCTCCGGGAGAGATGCCCTTCGACGAGGATCTTTATCGGACCATCACGGCCGGAATTCCGCCCTCCGGCATGCCCCCGTTCACGGATTTCGATGCCCGCGACCGCTGGTCCCTGGTGGCCTACGTCAAGTCGCTGGCGAGGGACTCTTCAGGGGCTTCTCTCTTCGAACGCTTCCCCGCCCGCACGAAGGGAATCGCCGAAACGCCGCGTGCCTCGGGAAATCCCCAGCGCGGCCACCGGTTGTATGAAGGCCTTGCGGGATGCGCCTCCTGCCATGGCGAAAAGGGGCGGGGAGACGGTCCGGCGGCTCCGTTCCTTCGGGACTCCGCCGGGCGGCCCGTCCGCGTGCCGGACTTCGCCCTGGGATTCGCGCTCTTCCTGGGCGGATCCGCTCCCGAGGA
Proteins encoded:
- a CDS encoding c-type cytochrome, whose translation is MKPTYVAAVAGFAGLLVLSLTRPDAGPPRLPPASSRPRWSAVPVEPPPAPPAELLPQGERLYRWYCIPCHGPEGRGDGPTGERLVVRPRDLTQGIYKLKTSAPGEMPFDEDLYRTITAGIPPSGMPPFTDFDARDRWSLVAYVKSLARDSSGASLFERFPARTKGIAETPRASGNPQRGHRLYEGLAGCASCHGEKGRGDGPAAPFLRDSAGRPVRVPDFALGFALFLGGSAPEDVFRVLTLGFEGSPMPSFAGLSEQDRWDLAHFVTSLYVPLEEDERAFLRRYAEGR